The window CTCCGTCCTATTTGAATGTGAAGCGTCTGAACTCAAAGCGAATGCCATCATGTTTTTGTTTTTCTCTCGTTGCGCGGCGTTGCTGGCTTTATTGTTCAGCCTGGGCGCGCAGGCGGGCATTATTATCAATACGACCCGGGTCATTTATCCGGCCCAGGACAAGGAAGTCAGTTTCGGCGTACATAACACCGGAACGGGAGAGATCCTTGTACAAAGCTGGCTGGAACCTAACGCAGAACATACTGATGCCGATAACTTGCCCTTTGTCATCACCCCGGCACTGGCACGTTTACCAGGCGAAGGGCGGCAACTATTGCGCGTCATATATGCCGGTTCAGATATGCCACTTGATCGTGAATCGGTGATGTGGCTAAACGTTCAGGAAATCCCCCAGGCGGTTGCGGAAAACGCCCTGCAAGTTGCCATTCGGCAGCGCATCAAACTGTTTTTTCGACCTCAGGGGCTGGCGGGTGAACCCGGCGATGCTCCCGAACAGTTGCGTTGGACATTGGCTGGGCGCAAGACAGTGCAAGTCGATAATCCAGGCCCCTATCACGTGTCGATGGTTCGCATCCTTGGCCAACAAGGCACTACGCAACTGCTGGAACAGGACAGCCAAATGCTTGCACCGGGGCAGAGCTTCAGGTTTGCACTGACCTCACCGGTGGATAACGCCGCGCTGACACTGAGCTTTATCAGCATCAACGATTTTGGCGGCCAGGTCGCTTACCACGCCACCGTGCAAGCCGACGCCACTGCCAGGGCGGTCAAGACGCTGCCGCGCTAGAGACCCCACCTTTTATTTACCCATTCTGAGCCACGCCTTTCTTCGGGCATGGCTCAGCAGTCGTGTGTCTGCCTGAACGGAATTCAGGCATGGATAGAGGCTTTGAATCGAGTGGAAATCAGCTAATGGAATGGCGTTATAACAACATAAGGGCGTCAACTCCGGGGTCCATCCTGCCACTGATCAAGGGTTTGAAGCCGACGTTCAGACGCAGGCTTGTAGTGTTTGGCGTTGCGCATTTACTGCCGACAGTCGTCTGGGCTGTCGAAAATCCGCCCGCTGGCACGGTGAAGTTCAATACGGCGTTTATTCAGGGCAGTGAGCAGCCGCCAGAGCTGACCGAATTCCTGCGGGCCAATAGTCTGCTGCCGGGCACTTACCGGGTGGATATTTATGTAAACCGTGCCTTGAGCGGGCGACGCGATATTGTCTTCGTCAACAACCCGCGCTCCGGACGTATCGAACCTTGTCTGACGCTCGACATGCTCCAGGCCTTTGGACTTGATCCGGATCGCCTGCAGTCAGCGTCGGAAGCGGCGGACAGCCAGGCCTGCTTCGATTTACCCCAACAGGTGGAATTTGCCAGGGTCGACTATCAGCCCAATGCCCTGCGCCTGAACATCACGGTTCCGCAGCAGATCATGCAGCGCAGCGCCCGCGGTTACGTGCCTGCTGAACTGTGGGATGAAGGCGAGCCCGTGGGGTTCGTCAACTATGCGTTCAATGCCGCGCGCCGCAGCAATCAGCGCCAGGAATCGGAGCAGTACTACCTGAGTTTGCGCAACGGCGTGAACCTGGGGGCGTGGCGGCTGCGCAACGAGTCGTCACTGGTCTATGGCGATAATCAGGACTACCGCTTTCGCAGCAATCGTACCTTTGTGCAGCGCGACGTCACCGCGCTGCACAGCCAGTTGACCCTGGGTGAGACGTTCAGCGATTCCCAAGTGTTCGACAGCGTGCGCTTTCGTGGGTTGGGGCTGAGCTCCGATGACGCAATGCTGCCCGACAGTGAGCGCACCTATGCGCCAGTGATCCGTGGCATCGCGGAAACCAATGCCTCGGTGGAAGTGCGCCAGAACGGCTATCTGCTGTACAGCGGCAACGTTTCGCCTGGCCCTTTCGAGATCACGGACATCTACCCCAGCGGCTCCAATGGCGACCTGCAGGTCACCATTATCGAGGCCGATGGTCGGCGCCGTTCCTTCACTCAAGCTTATGCATCGCTGCCGATCATGGTGCCGGACGGTGCGTTTCGCTACAGCCTTGCGGTGGGCCAGGTCGACAATGCCAACGATGATGCGGCGACCCCGACCTTTGCCAGTGCTGCGTTGATCTATGGGTTAACCGAACGGGTGACCGGGTTTGGCGGCCTGCAACTGGCTGCCGATTATCAGGCAAGCAACCTCGGGGCCGGGGTCAACACTGGCGTGGGGGCGCTATCTGCGGACCTGACCCAGTCGATCAGCGAGGTCAATCACCAGCGTCACGCGGGGCAAAGTCTGCGGGTACGGTATGCCAACACCCTGGACGTCACCAACACCACCCTGGCGGTGGCCGGTTATCGTTATTCCACTGAACATTTCCGCACCCTGAACCAGCATGTTGACGCAACGGATCCGGGTTCGCGTCGCTCGCTCAATGGCGTGGCCAAGGACCGCCTTGAACTGAACATCACCCAGGCGTTGCCTGCACAATCCGGAAGTTTGAGCCTGACGGCATCCGAGCAGCGTTACTGGAACCAGACCGGCAAGACCCGCCAGTTCTACCTCGCCTACAACGCCGCATGGCGCACCCTCAACTACAGCCTTTCCCTTGAGAGCAACCGCGAATCCAGCGGCGATGGGCGAAGTCACAGCGACAACCGGATCGCCCTCAGTGTGACCATGCCGCTGGGCGCAAGCCCGGGCTCATCGCGGGTTTCATTCAACGCCGTGCGCGACAGCGCCGGGCAGTACAACGCGCAGCTGGGGCTCAACGGGCAAGTGCTCGATGACCGCAACACGTTCTATTCCGTGCAGGCCGGGCACGACAGCGGCTCA of the Paucimonas lemoignei genome contains:
- the fimC_1 gene encoding pili assembly chaperone: pili assembly chaperone gives rise to the protein MFLFFSRCAALLALLFSLGAQAGIIINTTRVIYPAQDKEVSFGVHNTGTGEILVQSWLEPNAEHTDADNLPFVITPALARLPGEGRQLLRVIYAGSDMPLDRESVMWLNVQEIPQAVAENALQVAIRQRIKLFFRPQGLAGEPGDAPEQLRWTLAGRKTVQVDNPGPYHVSMVRILGQQGTTQLLEQDSQMLAPGQSFRFALTSPVDNAALTLSFISINDFGGQVAYHATVQADATARAVKTLPR
- the fimD gene encoding Outer membrane usher protein fimD; protein product: MEWRYNNIRASTPGSILPLIKGLKPTFRRRLVVFGVAHLLPTVVWAVENPPAGTVKFNTAFIQGSEQPPELTEFLRANSLLPGTYRVDIYVNRALSGRRDIVFVNNPRSGRIEPCLTLDMLQAFGLDPDRLQSASEAADSQACFDLPQQVEFARVDYQPNALRLNITVPQQIMQRSARGYVPAELWDEGEPVGFVNYAFNAARRSNQRQESEQYYLSLRNGVNLGAWRLRNESSLVYGDNQDYRFRSNRTFVQRDVTALHSQLTLGETFSDSQVFDSVRFRGLGLSSDDAMLPDSERTYAPVIRGIAETNASVEVRQNGYLLYSGNVSPGPFEITDIYPSGSNGDLQVTIIEADGRRRSFTQAYASLPIMVPDGAFRYSLAVGQVDNANDDAATPTFASAALIYGLTERVTGFGGLQLAADYQASNLGAGVNTGVGALSADLTQSISEVNHQRHAGQSLRVRYANTLDVTNTTLAVAGYRYSTEHFRTLNQHVDATDPGSRRSLNGVAKDRLELNITQALPAQSGSLSLTASEQRYWNQTGKTRQFYLAYNAAWRTLNYSLSLESNRESSGDGRSHSDNRIALSVTMPLGASPGSSRVSFNAVRDSAGQYNAQLGLNGQVLDDRNTFYSVQAGHDSGSGSFGSGKINTTRSYGRFEGGYSQGRDYEALTLGAAGSLLVHGGGINAGQSLGETFALVQVPNVAGAGLSSFSNIKTADNGYAVLPYAQPYRNNWISLDTRQLGADVDLDNAVSQVVPRRGAMPVVRFKANTGRRVQFELVQADGSRVPLGASVEDADGKVLAVVDPTGRALVLSEQDSGELFAKWGDQRCRVAFTLPAKDPARAYERIRVTCQ